From Luteococcus japonicus, one genomic window encodes:
- a CDS encoding DUF1707 SHOCT-like domain-containing protein: MDESAAKAYRIGDRERDEAVRQLREHHADGRLDIAEFDERMTAALAARTSNQLADLFTDLPPLDSDPQAWLPAPLAGRPAEQLRRSSNAWNWRQGVSGAAFPLALIVCFATGWRYWWIMLVPMMVSAALLGDDDEDEDVDKDGETPAKTRKELDGGS, translated from the coding sequence GTGGATGAGTCAGCGGCCAAGGCCTACCGGATCGGCGACCGGGAGCGCGACGAGGCGGTGCGGCAGCTGCGCGAGCACCATGCAGACGGCCGGCTCGACATCGCGGAGTTCGACGAGCGGATGACCGCGGCCTTGGCGGCTCGCACCAGCAACCAGCTGGCGGACCTGTTCACGGACCTGCCACCGCTGGACAGCGATCCACAGGCCTGGCTGCCGGCTCCCCTCGCTGGAAGGCCAGCCGAGCAACTGCGACGCAGCAGCAATGCGTGGAACTGGCGCCAGGGCGTCAGCGGGGCCGCCTTCCCGCTGGCCCTGATCGTCTGCTTCGCCACAGGCTGGCGCTACTGGTGGATCATGCTGGTCCCGATGATGGTCAGCGCCGCCCTGCTCGGTGACGACGACGAGGACGAGGACGTGGACAAGGACGGCGAAACCCCCGCCAAGACTCGCAAGGAGCTCGACGGGGGTTCCTGA
- a CDS encoding GNAT family N-acetyltransferase, with product MTITVALKNEKKRYEAAVDGQPAGFITYEPQGDVLDLQHTEIDSAYEGKGVGTELVKQTLDLIRSIGKKVKPSCPFVKKFIDENAEYQDLLA from the coding sequence ATGACCATCACAGTTGCACTCAAGAACGAGAAGAAGCGCTACGAGGCCGCCGTTGACGGCCAGCCCGCCGGCTTCATCACCTACGAGCCGCAGGGTGACGTGCTCGACCTGCAGCACACCGAGATCGATTCGGCCTACGAGGGCAAGGGCGTCGGCACCGAACTGGTGAAGCAGACCCTTGACCTGATCCGCAGCATCGGCAAGAAGGTGAAGCCTTCCTGCCCCTTCGTCAAGAAGTTCATCGACGAGAACGCCGAGTACCAGGACCTGCTGGCCTGA
- a CDS encoding Gfo/Idh/MocA family protein, producing the protein MEQRAAGERTIRWGIAGPGRMAQNFVKDFVHVDGAEAYAVGSRNLERAQAFASTFGLPQAFGSYQELCASPDIDVVYISTPHPQHKAIALEAIRNGKGVLVEKAFATTLAGAQEVVDAAREAKVFAMEAMWTRFQPVVQALHQVVDEGRLGTILGVQGDLYAQRDFNPDDRLFAKELGGGALLDLGVYVLHFAQDFLGTPASMTVDGTLYPNGVDAQAGMVLRYETGALATLAVSLQAAGPGRIVVMGDQGWAEVKPRFHHPDRVVLHRKGVTPRTLALSPLGIGYSHEIEEVTRCIQQGRTESEIVPLDHTLAVMAQLEQALNAVGVKHTDQPLG; encoded by the coding sequence ATGGAGCAGCGCGCAGCAGGAGAACGCACCATTCGTTGGGGCATCGCCGGACCAGGCCGGATGGCCCAGAACTTCGTCAAGGACTTCGTCCACGTCGACGGCGCGGAGGCGTATGCCGTCGGTTCCCGCAACCTGGAGCGGGCCCAGGCCTTCGCCAGCACGTTCGGCCTCCCACAGGCCTTCGGCAGCTACCAGGAGCTGTGTGCAAGCCCGGACATCGATGTCGTCTACATCTCCACCCCGCACCCGCAGCACAAGGCGATTGCCCTGGAAGCCATCCGCAATGGCAAGGGCGTCCTGGTGGAGAAGGCCTTCGCCACCACGCTGGCGGGGGCCCAGGAGGTCGTCGACGCAGCCCGTGAGGCCAAGGTCTTCGCGATGGAGGCCATGTGGACCCGCTTCCAGCCCGTCGTCCAGGCCCTGCACCAGGTGGTCGACGAGGGCCGGCTCGGCACGATCCTGGGTGTGCAGGGTGACCTCTACGCCCAGCGTGACTTCAATCCCGACGATCGTCTGTTCGCCAAGGAGCTGGGTGGCGGCGCGCTGCTGGACCTGGGTGTCTACGTCCTGCACTTCGCCCAGGACTTCCTGGGAACACCGGCGTCGATGACCGTTGACGGCACCCTCTACCCCAATGGTGTCGACGCGCAGGCCGGCATGGTGCTGCGGTATGAAACGGGTGCACTGGCCACTTTGGCCGTCTCTCTGCAGGCGGCGGGCCCGGGCCGGATCGTCGTGATGGGGGACCAGGGGTGGGCTGAGGTCAAGCCTCGCTTCCACCACCCCGACCGCGTGGTGCTGCACCGCAAGGGGGTGACGCCTCGGACGCTTGCCCTTTCCCCGTTGGGAATCGGGTACAGCCACGAGATCGAGGAAGTGACCCGCTGCATCCAGCAGGGCCGCACCGAGAGCGAGATCGTCCCACTGGATCACACCTTGGCCGTGATGGCCCAGTTGGAGCAGGCGTTGAACGCCGTTGGCGTAAAGCACACCGATCAGCCATTGGGATGA
- the ileS gene encoding isoleucine--tRNA ligase: MSTEKPEARPDPAELSGRAATKEQPATEHGARGVQGGSSPLAYRSVPAQIDLPAMEHQILDFWQANQTFKATLAKTADGEPWTFYEGPPTANGQPGTHHIEARVFKDVFPRFKTMQGRRVDRKAGWDCHGLPVELAVEKEIGIDSKDQIEDYGVEAFNAKCRESVSRHVGQFAELTNRMGYWVNMDEAYWTMAPEYVDSEWWALKSIFDKGLLVEDFRVAPYCPHDQTALSDHELAQGYEDTVDTTVFARFPLTSGPLAGKADLAIWTTTPWTLIANVTVAAGAELEYTVASKEGETPVVIATENVPTALGEGWTTGETFTGSQMEGWTYQRPFTCMEQPGKAWFVVLEDYVAIGEGTGLVHQAMAFGQDDYESNKRNGVEFVNPIGVDGCFKEGQGFVSGLFFKKADPVIIEQLREKGLLLATLDHEHPYPHCWRCHTPLMYYAMPSWYIRTTQRKEQLLAENEKTNWYPESIKHGRFGDWLENNIDWALSRSRYWGTPLPVWRNDEDPTDVVCVGSRAELAELAGNPELATMDPHRPFVDDVTFTVEGRAGTYRRVPEVIDAWFDSGSMPFAQWGFPWVEGSQEKFEANYPADFICEATDQTRGWFYTLMAVNTLVFDQSSYKNVLCLGHILAEDGRKMSKHLGNILLPIPLMDKHGADAVRWFMAASGSPWAARRVGDGTITETVRKVLLTYWNTVAFHALYANANHYVPGGTTPPSPPALRAASDAAPSSQQAYCAPQGAPAVKDRHVLDRWLVSATNQLVVDVTEALEKFDTQHAGSRIATFVDELSNWYVRRSRRRFWDGDQSALTTLHETLEVLTRLMAPLVPFITERVWQDLFVATNPEAPKSVHLASWPAADTSVIDEQLDKAMDMTKRLVELGRSARAEAKVKTRQPLARMLVPSYAHAQLDDSLVAEIAAELNINSIESFSSAGDVVDYSAKGNFRALGKRFGKQTPLVAKAIAAADAAKLAADLTANGTATVDFEGGTEVSADEVIISERPREGWSVVNEQGETVALDLTLTPELVQAGLARDAIRFVQETRKATGLEVSDRIQLQWAAAGDLAQAIGTHRQLIADEVLATGMEAGVQGDDWAVEPDLGLAVKVTKLA, translated from the coding sequence ATGAGCACCGAAAAGCCAGAGGCCAGGCCCGATCCCGCGGAGCTCAGTGGGCGCGCTGCGACGAAGGAGCAGCCAGCGACTGAGCACGGAGCGCGGGGGGTCCAAGGGGGGTCGTCCCCACTTGCCTATCGAAGCGTCCCGGCACAGATCGACCTGCCGGCCATGGAGCACCAGATCCTGGACTTCTGGCAGGCCAACCAGACCTTCAAGGCCACCTTGGCCAAGACCGCCGACGGCGAGCCGTGGACCTTCTACGAGGGCCCGCCCACCGCCAACGGCCAGCCCGGAACCCACCACATCGAGGCGCGCGTCTTCAAGGACGTCTTCCCGCGCTTCAAGACCATGCAGGGCCGACGGGTGGACCGCAAGGCCGGCTGGGACTGCCACGGCCTGCCCGTGGAGCTGGCGGTGGAGAAGGAGATCGGCATCGACTCCAAGGACCAGATCGAGGACTACGGCGTCGAGGCCTTCAACGCCAAGTGCCGCGAATCGGTCAGCCGTCACGTCGGCCAGTTCGCCGAGCTCACCAATCGGATGGGCTACTGGGTGAACATGGATGAGGCCTACTGGACCATGGCCCCCGAATACGTCGACTCCGAGTGGTGGGCGTTGAAGTCCATCTTCGACAAGGGTCTGCTGGTGGAGGACTTCCGCGTCGCCCCGTACTGCCCGCACGACCAGACCGCGCTGAGCGACCACGAGCTGGCGCAGGGCTACGAGGACACCGTCGACACCACCGTCTTCGCCCGCTTCCCGCTGACCAGCGGCCCGCTGGCCGGCAAGGCCGATCTGGCCATCTGGACCACCACCCCGTGGACCCTGATCGCCAATGTGACCGTCGCCGCCGGTGCCGAGCTGGAGTACACCGTCGCCAGCAAGGAGGGGGAGACGCCCGTCGTGATCGCGACGGAGAATGTCCCCACAGCTCTGGGCGAGGGCTGGACCACCGGTGAGACCTTCACCGGCAGCCAGATGGAGGGCTGGACCTACCAGCGTCCCTTCACCTGCATGGAGCAGCCCGGCAAGGCCTGGTTCGTGGTGCTGGAGGACTACGTCGCCATCGGTGAGGGCACCGGTCTGGTGCACCAGGCGATGGCCTTCGGCCAGGACGACTACGAGTCCAACAAGCGCAACGGCGTCGAGTTCGTGAACCCGATCGGCGTCGACGGCTGCTTCAAGGAGGGCCAGGGCTTCGTCAGCGGCCTGTTCTTCAAGAAGGCGGACCCGGTCATCATCGAGCAGCTGCGCGAGAAGGGCCTGCTGCTTGCCACCCTGGACCACGAGCACCCCTACCCGCACTGCTGGCGCTGCCACACGCCGCTGATGTACTACGCCATGCCCAGCTGGTACATCCGTACCACGCAGCGCAAGGAACAGCTGCTCGCGGAGAACGAGAAGACCAACTGGTACCCCGAATCCATCAAGCACGGCCGCTTCGGCGACTGGCTGGAGAACAACATCGACTGGGCGCTGAGCCGCAGCCGCTACTGGGGCACCCCGCTGCCGGTCTGGCGCAATGACGAGGACCCGACGGACGTGGTCTGTGTCGGTTCCCGTGCGGAACTGGCCGAGCTCGCGGGCAATCCCGAGTTGGCGACGATGGATCCGCACCGTCCCTTCGTCGACGACGTCACGTTCACGGTGGAGGGCAGGGCCGGAACCTACCGCCGCGTGCCCGAGGTCATCGACGCCTGGTTCGACTCGGGTTCGATGCCCTTCGCGCAATGGGGATTCCCGTGGGTGGAGGGCTCCCAGGAGAAGTTCGAGGCCAACTACCCGGCCGACTTCATCTGCGAGGCCACCGACCAGACCCGCGGTTGGTTCTACACGTTGATGGCCGTGAACACCCTGGTCTTCGACCAGAGCTCCTACAAGAACGTGCTGTGCCTGGGCCACATCCTGGCCGAGGACGGCCGCAAGATGAGCAAGCACCTGGGCAACATCCTGCTGCCCATCCCGCTGATGGACAAGCACGGTGCCGACGCGGTGCGCTGGTTCATGGCGGCCTCGGGTTCGCCGTGGGCCGCCCGTCGCGTGGGTGATGGCACCATCACCGAGACGGTCCGCAAGGTGCTGCTGACCTACTGGAACACCGTCGCCTTCCACGCGCTGTACGCCAATGCCAACCATTACGTCCCGGGGGGGACGACCCCCCCGAGCCCCCCCGCGCTCCGCGCGGCATCCGACGCTGCTCCTTCGTCGCAGCAGGCCTACTGCGCTCCGCAAGGTGCACCCGCAGTCAAGGACCGTCATGTGCTGGACCGCTGGCTGGTCTCCGCCACCAACCAGTTGGTCGTCGACGTGACCGAGGCCCTGGAGAAATTCGACACGCAGCATGCGGGCAGCCGGATTGCCACCTTCGTCGACGAGCTGAGCAACTGGTACGTGCGTCGCAGCCGTCGTCGCTTCTGGGACGGCGACCAGTCGGCGCTGACCACCCTGCACGAGACGCTCGAGGTGCTGACCCGCCTGATGGCGCCGTTGGTGCCCTTCATCACCGAGCGCGTCTGGCAGGACCTGTTCGTGGCCACCAACCCGGAGGCGCCGAAGTCCGTGCACCTGGCCAGCTGGCCGGCGGCCGACACCTCGGTCATCGATGAGCAGCTGGACAAGGCGATGGACATGACCAAGCGCCTGGTGGAGTTGGGCCGCAGTGCCCGCGCCGAGGCCAAGGTCAAGACCCGTCAGCCGCTGGCCCGGATGCTGGTGCCCAGCTACGCCCACGCGCAGCTGGACGACAGCCTGGTGGCGGAGATCGCAGCCGAGCTGAACATCAACAGCATCGAGTCCTTCAGCTCCGCGGGCGACGTCGTCGACTACTCGGCCAAGGGCAACTTCCGCGCCCTGGGCAAGCGGTTCGGCAAGCAGACGCCGCTGGTGGCCAAGGCCATCGCCGCCGCGGATGCCGCCAAGCTGGCGGCCGACCTGACCGCCAATGGCACCGCGACGGTGGACTTCGAGGGCGGCACCGAGGTGAGCGCCGACGAGGTGATCATCTCCGAGCGGCCCCGGGAGGGGTGGAGCGTCGTCAACGAGCAGGGCGAGACCGTCGCCCTGGACCTCACCCTCACCCCGGAGCTGGTGCAGGCCGGCCTGGCCCGCGACGCCATCCGCTTCGTGCAGGAGACCCGCAAGGCCACCGGCCTGGAGGTCAGCGACCGGATCCAGCTGCAGTGGGCCGCGGCCGGTGACCTGGCGCAGGCCATCGGCACCCATCGGCAGCTGATTGCCGACGAGGTGCTGGCCACCGGCATGGAGGCCGGTGTGCAGGGTGACGACTGGGCCGTCGAGCCCGACCTCGGCCTGGCGGTGAAGGTGACCAAGCTGGCCTGA
- a CDS encoding MFS transporter, translating to MVARLFAGQALLRLGERAVVLGSLVGMVVGSLLYFWCNSVPLLLLLRFAHGVAFGVAATGVAGAVLARVPVQRRGEGSGWFTFGLAIASGLGPMLGSVLQQGTDGQQRILVSSVCFAAMALGLALVVVRRLEPRPAKPIGGRHRLADYLDPTVLPIALVVSLCALPFGAVLTLMAPYAQQIGLPSAAGAYFLAYAAVIAVSRPIAGILRDRHGDTSIMVPIMVAMIAGLALTATATTYWTLVAGGALLGLGYGTLVPAGQTVALNLVGSSSRAGIGVGSYFLFVDAGIGIGPFVLGALVEPLGYRGAFWVGLCFSVAGLLAMLALRRRLSAAAR from the coding sequence ATGGTGGCGCGACTGTTCGCCGGCCAGGCGCTGTTGCGGTTGGGAGAGCGCGCCGTCGTGCTCGGCAGCCTCGTCGGCATGGTCGTCGGGAGCCTGCTCTACTTCTGGTGCAACTCGGTTCCGCTCCTGCTGCTCCTGCGCTTCGCCCACGGCGTGGCCTTCGGTGTGGCCGCGACGGGCGTCGCGGGGGCCGTGCTGGCCCGCGTCCCGGTCCAGCGACGGGGTGAGGGATCCGGCTGGTTCACCTTCGGTCTGGCCATCGCCTCCGGACTGGGCCCGATGCTGGGCAGCGTGCTGCAGCAGGGAACCGACGGGCAGCAGCGGATCCTCGTCTCGTCGGTGTGCTTCGCCGCGATGGCCCTCGGTCTCGCGCTCGTCGTCGTCCGACGCCTGGAGCCGCGCCCGGCGAAGCCGATCGGTGGACGCCACCGCCTGGCCGACTACCTGGACCCCACCGTCCTGCCAATCGCCCTGGTGGTCTCGCTGTGCGCCCTGCCCTTCGGCGCTGTCCTCACCCTGATGGCGCCCTATGCCCAACAGATCGGCCTGCCGAGTGCTGCCGGCGCCTACTTCCTCGCCTATGCCGCCGTGATCGCCGTCTCTCGGCCGATTGCGGGGATCCTGCGGGACCGCCACGGTGACACGTCGATCATGGTCCCGATCATGGTGGCGATGATCGCCGGACTGGCGCTGACCGCCACCGCCACCACGTACTGGACGCTCGTTGCGGGCGGTGCGCTGCTGGGGCTGGGCTACGGCACCCTCGTCCCGGCGGGCCAGACCGTCGCCCTGAACCTGGTGGGGTCGTCCTCTCGGGCCGGGATCGGCGTGGGCAGCTACTTCCTCTTCGTCGACGCGGGAATCGGCATCGGCCCCTTCGTCCTGGGTGCCCTGGTGGAACCCCTGGGCTACCGCGGCGCCTTCTGGGTGGGCTTGTGCTTCTCCGTCGCGGGCCTGCTGGCGATGCTGGCGCTGCGACGTCGGCTGTCTGCCGCCGCCCGTTGA
- a CDS encoding SpoIID/LytB domain-containing protein, translating to MPIIPARLTTLVAAGALLSTVLPAPSAQAADEPHPVVNGGFTLVGRGYGHGRGMSQWGSYQQATEGRGWQQIVAFYYPGANLQTRAASTIRVGTYGLTGATARVAAEAGLTVTDGAGQTIALPLADAGVPITSWEVSLPSQTGTATTATLWFRTATARKALWSTVSGKWTFTDTDGSLTAQNASGKNVATYLGRFTGHRSGSGITPVLATTLEDYTRQVVPWENYTNWPVQAQAAQSVAARSYGAWYIAHPRTSLYDICDTTSCQVFGGISKETSQTRDGVAASAGRVLTHNGAVVRSEFSASNGGQIAAGGVPYTSVAADPYEMRLPTSVTTWQGSVSAAKLQARWPQVGTVRRLVVTGRDGRGQWGGRVTAMQLEGSLGTASITPSQLSPLVSGGKGNYFTIADGPDALSRDVSGDGRSELLHRDPNGHLMASDASSGTAFAAPRRIGSGWGGFTAVFAGPFTSDRIADLLALDTTGQLKLYPSRGAGWGTATVVGRGLTGVRTPSLAPGLAAGKPAVVAQRTSDGALLRWPVTGGVLAGSPSVVSAAGWAGNQYNLVFAVRDFSGDGIDDVIMRDVNGNLMMARATSTGTLKTPERIGTGWGGFRSIVGVGDMNADGRTDLVARNAAGETRLYPSAPTSPGRFGAPVPLAAALGILVA from the coding sequence ATGCCCATCATCCCCGCGCGCCTGACGACGCTGGTCGCCGCCGGCGCCCTGTTGTCCACCGTCCTTCCCGCACCGTCCGCCCAGGCCGCCGACGAGCCACACCCCGTCGTCAATGGCGGCTTCACCCTGGTCGGCCGTGGCTATGGCCACGGCCGGGGCATGAGCCAGTGGGGCTCCTATCAACAGGCCACGGAGGGGCGCGGCTGGCAGCAGATCGTCGCCTTCTACTATCCGGGCGCCAACCTCCAGACCCGTGCGGCGAGCACCATCCGCGTCGGCACCTACGGACTGACCGGCGCCACGGCTCGCGTCGCCGCAGAGGCCGGCCTGACTGTCACCGACGGCGCGGGGCAGACCATCGCCCTGCCGCTGGCCGACGCGGGGGTGCCGATCACCAGCTGGGAGGTCTCCCTCCCGTCGCAGACCGGTACTGCCACCACCGCCACGCTGTGGTTTCGCACCGCCACGGCCCGCAAGGCCTTGTGGAGCACGGTTTCCGGCAAGTGGACCTTCACGGACACCGACGGTTCGTTGACCGCCCAGAACGCGTCCGGGAAGAACGTCGCCACATACCTGGGGCGCTTCACCGGGCACCGCTCCGGCAGTGGGATCACCCCGGTGCTCGCCACCACGCTGGAGGACTACACGCGCCAGGTGGTGCCGTGGGAGAACTACACGAACTGGCCGGTGCAGGCGCAGGCCGCGCAGTCCGTCGCAGCCCGCAGCTACGGCGCCTGGTACATCGCCCACCCCCGCACCAGCCTCTACGACATCTGCGACACCACCAGCTGCCAGGTCTTCGGCGGCATCTCCAAGGAGACCAGCCAGACCCGCGACGGGGTGGCCGCCAGCGCGGGGCGAGTGCTCACCCACAACGGTGCGGTGGTGCGCAGCGAGTTCTCCGCCTCCAATGGCGGGCAGATCGCCGCGGGCGGGGTGCCGTACACCAGCGTCGCGGCCGATCCCTACGAGATGCGCCTGCCCACCAGCGTCACCACCTGGCAGGGCAGCGTCAGCGCCGCGAAGCTGCAGGCCCGCTGGCCGCAGGTGGGCACGGTGCGCCGCCTCGTCGTGACCGGACGCGACGGCCGCGGCCAGTGGGGCGGCCGGGTCACCGCAATGCAGCTGGAGGGCAGCCTGGGCACGGCATCCATCACCCCGTCCCAGCTCTCACCCCTGGTCAGTGGTGGGAAGGGGAACTACTTCACCATCGCCGACGGACCCGACGCGCTGAGCCGAGACGTCTCCGGTGACGGACGCAGCGAGCTGCTCCACCGGGACCCCAATGGTCACCTGATGGCCTCCGATGCCAGCAGCGGGACGGCCTTCGCGGCTCCGCGTCGGATCGGTTCCGGGTGGGGCGGTTTCACCGCGGTCTTCGCGGGGCCTTTCACCTCGGACCGGATCGCCGACCTCCTGGCCCTGGACACCACCGGACAGCTCAAGCTCTACCCTTCCCGGGGCGCCGGCTGGGGCACGGCCACCGTCGTCGGGCGTGGTCTGACAGGCGTCCGGACGCCGTCACTGGCGCCCGGTCTGGCCGCTGGGAAGCCTGCAGTGGTGGCGCAGCGCACCTCCGACGGTGCGCTGCTGCGCTGGCCCGTCACGGGCGGAGTGCTCGCCGGGTCCCCGAGCGTGGTCAGCGCAGCCGGCTGGGCGGGCAACCAGTACAACCTGGTCTTCGCCGTGCGGGACTTCTCCGGCGACGGCATCGATGACGTGATCATGCGGGATGTGAACGGCAACCTGATGATGGCTCGCGCCACGAGCACGGGCACCTTGAAGACGCCCGAGCGGATCGGCACCGGGTGGGGCGGATTCAGGTCGATCGTCGGGGTTGGTGACATGAATGCCGACGGCCGCACGGACCTCGTGGCGCGCAATGCCGCCGGCGAGACCAGGCTCTACCCGTCGGCGCCCACGAGCCCGGGGCGCTTCGGAGCGCCGGTGCCCTTGGCAGCCGCGTTGGGAATCCTGGTGGCCTGA
- a CDS encoding FtsX-like permease family protein — protein sequence MLQAPWRGNVVADRLARRELVRHKGRSALIIALVMLPVMVVCALGMLAAQEKQDFAARQYGAATAKVEKLQYWDGKCQQSDLTSASCTDSTIQDGEKSPAPDWSAVGSLPQQQVPEVQAGQTVTVEGVTMDTTLAVVDLTSPHAAERWAVEPSVVPGAHEVLTTKELATRLNLRTGSQVTVGDSTYTVAGLVRTDEYGVGIVVAPEHPLARTAAASSRAVRTVFLYGDEPTLGQVQQLNKAGLGISTREAFDHMQGSDTQAVSLQALLLVVLVLATLLTSTIVGAAFAIGIRQQRRNLALLGATGAPGRTLQGVVVRQGLWLGLVGSLLGAVAGVAWGWAGVRWLNAADSGLPQPLRIPWLLLPLAILVGTASAVVAAWLPARRIASQDVMTSVRSAEASQTEARLPKAGLVLATLGLLAGLVGPRLWPSGGGRHPGTVPVETIVGPAAICVFLLFLASLFMIPWLLDRLGRRARGPLAWRMALRDGARNRSRATATVAAPMAIASLAGALLVANQSMGQTDLDHYQYTSRVGVGSASSATSNTMTPQLWQRTSQVIQQVMPVAASAVVREPQVCDSSVPMGPACTNALMVQGDEVCNDRGGCSSSSNGVSVYEPGYFRVLTGRDATAEEKSLLARGGVLVSDGLPHGDAVQVVAWDPAKAGAKESVTVPAKGIGQVGQVALMDEATLTELATKAAIKDTFTFFDTGIDPTQAQVDQLSHELSKAGLGNLASVSVEQGPNSSYLTTQKWFALASAVLMLVVAALAGALALRDARDAHTSLAAIGASTATLRGMAAVQTMVAVGLGSLLGLLVGAVPMVLMVLSSMGGVSLGIPWGWLLSLLVVIPLVASGIAFLAVRPPVARAVRVD from the coding sequence ATGCTGCAGGCCCCGTGGAGGGGCAATGTCGTCGCCGATCGTCTGGCTCGTCGTGAACTCGTCCGCCACAAGGGGCGATCGGCGCTGATCATCGCGCTCGTGATGCTGCCGGTGATGGTGGTGTGCGCGCTGGGGATGTTGGCTGCCCAGGAGAAGCAGGACTTCGCCGCCCGGCAGTACGGGGCGGCCACCGCCAAGGTGGAGAAGCTGCAGTACTGGGACGGGAAGTGCCAGCAGTCGGACCTCACCTCTGCCTCCTGCACGGACAGCACGATCCAGGACGGCGAGAAGTCGCCCGCCCCGGACTGGAGCGCCGTGGGTTCCCTGCCGCAGCAGCAGGTCCCCGAGGTCCAAGCGGGGCAGACCGTCACCGTGGAGGGCGTCACGATGGACACCACCCTGGCGGTGGTGGACCTGACCAGCCCGCACGCCGCAGAACGCTGGGCCGTCGAGCCGTCCGTCGTGCCCGGCGCCCACGAGGTCCTGACCACCAAGGAACTGGCCACGCGCCTGAACCTGCGCACCGGATCCCAGGTGACCGTCGGGGACTCCACGTACACCGTGGCCGGGCTGGTCCGCACCGACGAGTACGGAGTGGGAATTGTCGTCGCCCCGGAGCATCCGCTGGCCAGGACCGCGGCCGCATCATCGAGGGCCGTCCGCACCGTCTTCCTCTACGGCGACGAGCCGACGCTGGGGCAGGTGCAGCAGCTGAACAAGGCTGGTCTGGGGATCTCCACACGGGAGGCCTTCGACCACATGCAGGGCAGCGATACCCAGGCGGTGTCGCTCCAGGCACTCCTGCTGGTGGTCCTCGTGCTGGCCACCCTGCTTACGTCCACCATCGTCGGGGCGGCCTTCGCCATCGGCATCCGGCAGCAGCGACGCAACCTGGCGCTGCTTGGCGCCACCGGCGCTCCCGGCCGGACCCTGCAGGGCGTCGTGGTGCGCCAGGGGTTGTGGCTGGGCCTGGTCGGGTCCTTGCTCGGCGCCGTCGCGGGAGTTGCGTGGGGCTGGGCCGGTGTGCGTTGGCTCAACGCCGCGGACAGCGGCCTGCCGCAACCGCTCAGGATTCCGTGGCTGCTGCTGCCGTTGGCTATCCTCGTCGGCACGGCCTCGGCCGTCGTGGCTGCGTGGCTCCCCGCCCGCAGGATCGCGTCACAGGATGTGATGACCTCGGTGCGCAGCGCCGAGGCTTCCCAGACCGAGGCACGCCTGCCGAAGGCGGGCCTGGTGCTGGCAACCCTCGGACTGCTGGCCGGGCTGGTGGGGCCGAGGCTCTGGCCGTCGGGTGGTGGGCGTCACCCAGGAACCGTTCCGGTGGAGACCATCGTCGGCCCCGCCGCAATCTGCGTCTTCCTGCTCTTCCTGGCATCGCTGTTCATGATCCCGTGGCTGCTGGACCGGCTGGGGCGCCGAGCCCGCGGTCCGCTGGCCTGGCGGATGGCTCTGCGCGACGGTGCCCGCAACCGGTCGCGCGCGACGGCGACCGTGGCCGCACCGATGGCGATCGCCAGTCTTGCCGGGGCCCTGTTGGTGGCCAACCAGTCCATGGGCCAGACGGACCTGGACCACTACCAGTACACGTCGCGGGTGGGCGTCGGGAGCGCGTCGTCCGCGACGTCGAACACCATGACACCCCAGCTGTGGCAGCGCACCAGCCAGGTCATCCAGCAGGTCATGCCCGTGGCGGCCAGCGCCGTGGTCCGCGAGCCGCAGGTCTGTGACTCCTCCGTTCCGATGGGGCCGGCGTGCACCAATGCCCTGATGGTGCAGGGCGACGAGGTCTGCAATGACCGCGGTGGCTGCAGCAGCAGTTCCAACGGTGTCTCCGTCTACGAACCGGGCTACTTCCGGGTGCTCACGGGCCGGGACGCGACGGCCGAGGAGAAGTCGCTGCTCGCGCGCGGCGGGGTGCTGGTCTCCGACGGCCTGCCGCACGGCGACGCCGTGCAGGTGGTCGCCTGGGATCCGGCGAAGGCGGGGGCCAAGGAGTCCGTCACCGTGCCCGCCAAGGGCATCGGCCAGGTGGGGCAGGTGGCGCTGATGGATGAGGCCACCCTCACAGAGCTCGCCACCAAGGCCGCCATCAAGGACACCTTCACCTTCTTCGACACTGGCATCGACCCGACCCAGGCGCAGGTGGACCAGCTCTCGCACGAACTGTCGAAGGCCGGTCTGGGCAATCTGGCGTCGGTCTCCGTGGAGCAGGGCCCGAACAGCTCCTACCTGACCACGCAGAAGTGGTTTGCGCTGGCCAGTGCCGTGCTGATGCTGGTGGTGGCGGCCCTGGCCGGGGCGCTGGCCCTGCGCGATGCTCGTGACGCCCACACATCGCTGGCGGCAATCGGCGCCTCCACGGCGACGCTGCGGGGCATGGCGGCGGTCCAGACCATGGTGGCTGTCGGGCTGGGCAGCCTGTTGGGGCTACTGGTCGGGGCGGTGCCGATGGTGCTGATGGTGCTGTCCAGCATGGGCGGGGTGAGCCTGGGGATCCCGTGGGGTTGGTTGCTGAGCCTGTTGGTGGTCATCCCGCTGGTGGCGTCCGGCATCGCCTTCCTGGCGGTCCGTCCGCCCGTGGCCCGGGCCGTGCGCGTCGACTGA